GCCGCCGTCTGGCAATTGTACCGTAATTAGGTTGTCATCTTCATCGTAACTCAATGCCGTTTTGCGGTTACCGGTTTCAATAATTGTTTCCAGCTGCCCATCTGCATTGTATTCATACGTAGTGGTTAATCCATTGGGGTAATTAATGAACTGCAGCCGGCGTAACTCATCATACCCAAAGGTTTGGCTGCTGCCATCCTGCTGAATAAACAGTACGATTTGATCATACTCATTGTAAAGAAACTGGCGGGTAGTGCCATCGGGAAAGGTTTTTTCTTTTACCCGGTTTCTTTCGTCATACGAATAACCGGTTATGTTACCAGCTTCATCTATCTCCCGGTACAGCTCAAAGTCTTCGGTATATTCGGTATACTTATGATTGCCATAATGATCTGTTTCCTGCACACACAAATTATTCTCATCGAAGTAATAGGTCGTATTTTCTCCCAGTGAGTTCGTTACTGTATTGCAGCCCTTGCCGTATTGAATAAACCCTTCCAGCAGGCCGCCATCCCCCCAGGTATGGACGCATCGTTTTTTACTGTCGTATTCCCAGTAAAAGCGCTGCCCGTTCCGGTCGGTTTTTTGTACCATCAGGTGATTGCTGTAGGCCACTTCCACCACCTGGTTTAAGGCATCGGCAATTTGCACCAGGTCGCCGTCCTCATTGTATACATAGGAAACCAATGTTTGTTCAAGTTGCCGGTGTTTTACTACAACTTCAGTAATGCGATGTTGTTTATCCAACGTTAAAAGCAGTTGCCTGCCGGCGGAATCTGTTATGGCTGAGATGTATCCGCCGGTGTAATGCAACTGTATGCGGTTGCCGCTGTAGTTTTCAATAAACGACAACTTCCAGGTGTGAAGTTGTTGCTCGTAATTGAAATGATAATACAGCGACTCGTTATAAACTTCTAACAAAAAATGTCCATTCTGTTTTCGGCGGAGTAATACATTTTCCTGGGGATGATAAAAGCTTTCCCCATAATATAATAAAGGAAATACGGCCAGGCGGCCATCGGCCATGGTTACAGAAAGTCCACCTTCTTCCGGCCAGATCTGCACACAACGGTCATAACTCAATTGTACGCCATGGCCCAGCGGACCGGCAATGCCCGAATCGCTGTCCCAGGTGCGTTTCCAGGTAAGTGGAAGGGGACCAGGTAATTCAAAATCGGTGTATTCATAATTTACCCGGCCGGTGATAAGATCAACCGGTTCAAAGCCCATTTTACAAAACTTATTGCTGAGCTTTTTGGTGGCCGGAAATTTCTTCAGCACCTTATGGTTTAAAGCCTTCAGCAGTTTGCCGCCCAGTTTGCCAAATATTTTCAGGAAAGAACCAAAGGCAAATGCTTTTAATAATGCCATCAGGCTGAAGTTGGGCACCAGCGGTCCGCCCACCATTACCGGTTTACCCCATTGCAGGGGGATGCAAAATGAAGTGGGCAGGTATAATGAAGGAATTGGTTTAAATTTTTTACCCGGCCTGAACGACAATGGAATGCCAATGTCGTTACACGTCATCAACAAATACCCCGCTCCACTCATGGGCGCCCCATCAACCGAAACCGTTTTACTGCCAAAAAAGTTCTGGCTGTCGTGCCCAATGATGGGCATTAATGAAAAGCCTATTCCAAAGGGAATGTGCATAAACGTAATGATCATGCCACCGGTGTCGGTATTGCCGCGCGGCACATGATTTACTTTTACGGTAGCGCCAATAAAGGGAAGATAATCGAAGGGATCGATTACCAGGCCAATGTATGGATGAGGAAGCGGAATAAACGGGATCGGGGTATTCACAAAGTGAATATCGATGCCTATCACCGGCTTCAGATGCGTGTTGGCTACGTACATAGAAAAAAGTTTCTTGTTTCTATTTACTGATTGCTGTTTTCTGGAATGGAGACAGCATGCTCTATTGCATGCTGAAATATTGACTGTACGGAGTTGGCGCCGTATTTTATTTCATTGGAAGCAAAAGGAAGCAATTGCTTTAAGATGGGTTTTACATCTACCCTTTTTGATTCACAGAACCGTACCAGGTCGCCGAAATAGATCATTTCATCGCGGGCATCCGCTTCCAGGTTCCTGGCTTCAAACAACAGCAGGCTCAGCACCAGGTATTCATGGCTACCGCTTTTTATATTTTCTTCCAGTTCCGCAAACGTTGGGTTGATGTAATTCTTTAGCCGGTTGGTGTCGTTCAACATGGCGTCTATTGACTGCAGGTCTTTAAATGAATTGGCGGCTAATGCCTCCCCTATCGTCCGGCGAATAAAAGCCAGCTCCGGGGCTATCTTTTTTCGGTATTCCGATTCAATGGTGCGCATTTCTTCCACCCAGCCATCTTTGGTAAAATCAATGCGGCTTTCCTTGGCCCGCAATTCATCTACATACCTGATGGTTATTTCTTCATCGATCATTTCAATTTTAGACCTGACAGAACTCATGTTTTCCATACTGATGATTTTAAGGATGATGTACCTGGATGCTATTTACTGGTTTATTGTTTGTGATTGCTATGAAACCATTATTTCACCTGCATTGGCCTGCCTGATCTTTTTCTTTGTATAATTCTGTTTTAATTCTTCAATAGTTTGTTGCCAGTTGGCTCCATAGGCGGCGAGCATTTTATGGGTCACTATTTCTGCAAGGCTGTCTTCTTCGTGCTGTTGCAGCTGCACATAGTCATACGCCATAAAGGGATACTCGGAGGCCTGGATTTCTTCATCGGTCAGCTGGTTGGTGAGTTGTAATGCCTGTTTACCCGCCTGGAGTTTTTCTTCCTTCCAGCCTTTGTAGTCGGCGAAGATCCAGGCTTTGTAATAGGCAGATACTGCCTGCGAGGCAAAGCCAAAGACCACTGCTTCATCACCGGCTTTCATAAACCATTCCAATGCTTCTTTTCTCTCTTTCTGGATCTGGCAATCGGCCCCTTTGTAGGTATAATATTGCAACAACAAAGGTTTTATGGATTCATTGCCGGCGGCAACTTCCTGTTTACATAACCTGATGCCGGTATCCAGCAATTCATTGATGCGTTCGTGGTCTTTAAAATTGAACAGCATGCCGGCAAACGTGATGTAAGCTGTTGCGAGTAAACTTTTATCGCCTGTCTTCATCCCGCACTCGATGGCTTTCCCGCCCCATTCTGCCAGCAGGGGTTTGTTTTTCTTATTGGCGGCCGTTCCCATTTCGAACATACATTTCCTGAAAAATGCATAGGGATCGGTAGCTGCGCCGGCTGTTGCAATCTGCCTGATGGCATCCTGCATCCGCAGGTCGTGTTTCAGCGTAACCGCATGATCGGCATAGTTTTCAAAAACGTCGCCCGAGAAATTACCTTCTTCATGATCAAACACCAGTAATTGAATACCGGGTTGTTTGGGCTGCTGCATCCACTGCCGGATCCATTGTTGAAACGTATCGGGACTGCTCATTTGTTTTGGCAGCAGGGCTAATACAAACTGCGCATCAGGCTGTCCGATAAAATGTCTGTAAGATTGGATCATGCCGGGTAACAACAGGTCGCAGGCTGCATAGTCTTTTTCGGCTACCGCCTTTCTAAGCGATGCTACTTCCCAAACGCCTTTGCCAGCATGGACCAGCAGCTTTTGATTTTGCTCATCGTCGTATTCATTCAACCAGTTTTGCAAGAGGGCATGACTGTAAGTAGTTGCCTGGTTGAAGGGTGTATAAAAGAATACAAACAGGTTATCGAGTTTTCCGTGTGGCGATGCCTCCAGGCGGCAAAACCCTTCGTACATACGATGGTCTTCCGGCTTCAGCATCCAGCGGATAAGGTAATGTTGCGGTTGCACGTTCATTTTCCAAACCTGCACCATTTCGTCTATTCTTACAGCAATAGGATTATGTTCGTTCATAGTTAAGGTTGCTTAATTTTCAGACTCATAATTCGTGAAACGTGAAAGGGCCCGCGATAATTCGGTGCTTCGTGTTAACCTGTCAACCTGTTAACTTTTCAACCTTCTTCTTCCTTTATCAACTCTATCAACGTTATCAACAATTCAATTTCACCTGCCCACCCACAATCGTCGTCATCAATTTACCATTGGCTTCTACGGAGCCTTCTGAATCCAGCGCCACTTTGGTTTTGCCGTAAGTAGATACCTCCAGTCCGCCAATGTCTACTTTGTTGTCGGAACCGATAGTGACGGTAGTTTTTGCCAACACATTGTTTTCATTCTTACCGTAGATGGTGGAGGTTTCGGTGAATTGGGCATCGAGCACTTTGGATTGCATCACGATCTCGTCTTCGGCCAGCATGGTGATCTTTTTGGTCTTCAGCGTGATTTCGTTGGTGGCGTCGATCAAAACCGTTTTGTTGGATTTGACTGTTATATTACCTGCTCCATCGATGAGCATGCTGTTGCCATCTTTATCTTCCACAAACACGCTGCCATCTTTGTCGTTCATAATAACTTTATTGCCACTGCGGGTTTGCAGGGCTTTTACATCATTGGCAGCATTGCTGTAAGCGTTGCTGGCTTTGCCATGATACACGGTGCCGATGATATATGGTTTTATGGGACTATCCCCTTCAAACCCTACAATTACTTCTTCGCCTACTTCGGGGATAAAGAACATGCCTTTACCGCCGCCGCCGTGCGGACTGGTAACCCGGATCCAGGGCGTTTTTTCGGCGCCATTCATCCAGTGAAATTTAACCCTAACCCGGCCCAGGCCTTTGGGATCGTGGTTATCGGTTACCATGGCGCTTTGTGTTTCTGAATGTGGCATGGCCCCTGCTTTCACCGGTGGCAATTTTATAGTGGAAGGAACTGCTGTAAAGTCGTTGCTATAGTTTCCCTGTTCATCGAAATAATGGCTGATGGAAAGAACGGTGTATTCGCCATAGCTTTCGCCGGCCATGTTGTAGAGGTTTTGGCCCTGTATGCTAATATTACCTCCAATTTTAACGCCCGGGTGTGCACTGCTGCCTGAAAAGCGAACCGTATTACTGCTTTGCATGGCCATGCGGATGTTAATGGAATCGTCCAGCTGTTTTTTATTACTTACAAACTGGTTGTTCCATACTTTGGGCTGCGTGGCGTATACCGTGTTGCTTGCCTGAAATACGTGACGGCCCAGGTCGTTAAGGCCTGCTTTGCTTTCAATGCTTTGTGGTGTGCTGGTATATACATCGTGATTGAGGTAATCATACGCCATCATCTGGCTGTTGGCAGGTTGTACCTGTAACGCCATGCTGAAACGGCTGATGTTGCTTCCGAATGTGAGTGCAGTTGCATCTGACGCTTTTGGCGCGCCTATCTGCAACTGGTTGCCATCGTAGTACAACCATTCGCCATAACCGGAGCAAAGGAAGTTGAGGAACTGCCAGGCGGTTTGTTTGTACTGAACCGTATAGGCCAGTGTTTCGGGATATGCTGGAGATACCTGCGGCTGCAGCAGGTCCTGCGGAAAATGCTTCAGCACGTCCTGGGCGATGTTCTTGATCGCTTTTTTCTCCCAGCTTTTGCAGTGCGGGCCGTTGTCGAGCACAATGGTGGGACTGGTTCCGGAGATGATGATGTTACCGGTATGGCCGCTGAACCTGTCGGCCTCTACCTGCATTACTATGCCTCTGAATTGTAAACCGCTGCCGGTTGCAGGGGTGCTGAATGAGGCCTGTAAAACGCCTCCAATGAGGTTACGTGACGATTGCAGCATTCCCCCTTCCAACCCTTCCAGTGATTCTGCGGGACATACCAGGCGGAAGTAATGATGATCGAAAATATTTTGGGTTAGCTGAAAAGAGGTAATTTGTTTAATAGGAGTACCGGCAATGGTTATATTGCTACTAATTAGTTGGGCCATAAAAAATGTTATGTCGTTTATGGATTCAGTAAATGTCGAATGTCGAATATCCAATTTTGAATGTCGAAATGAATACAATTTCAATATTCAACATTCATTATTCGATATTCAATATTTATTGTGGCCAGTTGTTCCTGAATTTTGATTCGTTCAGTTTTACTTCTTTGGCGCTGAGTGTTAACTGTATCCGCATGGGACTGTCACCGTTGTGATCATAGGTTTCGTAATAATCAACACAGTGCGCATCCGTGAACTGCAGGCTTTTTAATTTACTCATGTTGTCGCGGCGATAAAAAGTAATGGTGCCGCTTTTTGTTTGGGTTGGACTTATCATCCAGTCGAACAAACCGGTTTCGCCATTGCTTTCAACTACCAGGGTAACCGATCCGCCCTGGGGAATAGCGGTTGGTTTGCCGGTGCCATCGGTGGCCTGCGTAAAACGGTATGCACAATGCAGGATGTTCAACTCTTCGCCATCCAACTTAAGTTTTGCTATAAATGACATGGGATAATGATTAGTGTTTATAGGATGATCTCATGGCTTTTATTAAAAGGAGCCATTCACCCCGATTGCTCCGGGATGAATGGCGAACCTTTACTCACTACTGATGATACTTTTAATTATACCCACTCATTTTCGTGTTTGCCGCTGCCCAATTCAATGGTTTTGGCGCTCAGCGTAAAGCTTTCAGTTAATGGGCTGGAATCTGTGCCGTCGAAATTTTCGCGGTACTCAACCAGGTATGCCTCACCGAATTTCAGTTCTTTCAGCGTTGCGTTGTCGTCACGTTTGATGAATACAACAGAGCCATCTTTACGCTCGAAGTTGTTTGTCATCCACTCTAAGAAAGTGGTGTCGCCGGTAGACTCTATTGTCAGCTGGATCTTTCCGCCGCGGGTGATGGAAGAAGGACGACCGGTTGCATCGGTTTCCTGTTTCAGTTGATAATTACATGCAAGGACATTAACTTCCTTACCAGCCACTTTAAGTTTTGCCTTAAATGACATAATTAATGGTTTTGAATGATTAAAAAATAATGGTATATAGACCAATTAATAAAAAACAATCCTGATTGCTCCCGTCATGAGACGGGAACATTACTACTGATCGCGCTTAAGTTTCTGGGTGTTGTGCGTTGGAGCAAAAAGGCTCCTGTCGGTGCCATTGGGTAATGTCACTGAACATGAATGCTACAGTTGGGTTGCTGTCAGGGGTTGATGTAGATATGGATTTTAAGAAGGCAAGGCAATCAATTGCCGACGCTTCGGTCCTGAGCGGAGTCGAAGGACGCTCAGGACATGCTACTTATCCTGCTCGTATTTAGAAGACCAATCCACTTCTGAATCGTCTCCTTTCTGCCCTTCTAACTTGATCATGAAAGTTTTTGCGGGGAAATACGGTTTCAGATGAATGTCGAGGTATATGCGGTCTTTTTGAACAGGGTCCTGTTCAAACCGCTTGATGGTAAAATTTTCAATCAGTTTATTGGGACCGGTAATGCCGTCGAGGAACTTAACGATCTGCCCGTTGAGTTCTTTACGGGTGCTTGCATTGAAATTTTCAAAAGCGCGACGGTTCAAAAAGTCCATCATCACTTTTGTTACATAATCAAATACCCGCACGACCGAATATGTTTGTAAGCCCAGGTTATCGCCGTTGAACAATGTTTTGGCAGAGAAGGCCATTACTTTGCCATACTCTTTCACCATTGGAATGAGGCCCAGTTTTTCCAGGCTCGCAATCTCGCTTTTCTTCAGGTCGAACCGAACGCCGTCTACTTCATTGATGCCGCCAAATTTTTTACCGGCTGTTACCTGCGACATCAGGGTGTTGTAGATCTTTCCGGCGAGTGCGCTCGATGGTGGAACCATCAGGTCGTCCTCCTCGCCTATTTCTGCAAAACGGCCACGGCCAACCAGCCAGTTGCAAGCCATAATAACATTGGAACGATAAGGATCGCCACCGGTAAGGTTGGCTGCTTCAAACAATTCCATTACGTCATCCGGCGAATCCAGGTTTTCAAAATCGGTTACCAGCATCACCTTATTTTCATAGGCGATCCTGGCCCATTTTTCAATTACTTTATTGCTGCCGAGGTAACCTGGTAAAATCAGTAAGCTATAGTTATTACGCAGATCGAGGCGGTCGTAATTATCAGTCAGTTCATTATGAATGGCATCGATGAAACGGGTATTGTCCAGATCTCTTACCTGATCCGGATCAGCGTTGATCACCGATACATTCTTTACTTTAAGGCTTTCTGTATTCTTGAAGAAGAGGGCTACAGAGCGGTATGATCTTTCGAGTTGCCCGGTTTCTTTTACTGCTTCTTTCAGGTTCTTTTTCAATACCTGACCGGCAACTTCGGAGCGGTCGTTACAGGTTTGGATCATCTGTGCCGGATCATCGCTGGTTTGCAGTACATCCAGCCACAGCTTCAGCGTTTTTTTAAGTGCCGTACGTTCTTCTTTTTTGCTGTTCTCTTCAAGGAAGATCTTCTTCCTTGCTTTTCTTTCGGGATTGATATTTTGTACAGCGTCAATAGCTGATTCCAACAGATCGAAACCGCCGAACTTAGCAAGGCCCTGTACACTGTTTTCCAGTTGTTCAACTGGTTGCAGTGCTAAGGATTTTTCTTCTTTAAGCGCCGTTTGCTGGGCGGGTTTAATGGATTCAGAACTCATGGTTACAAATTAATGGTAAAGGATAAATTAAATAGTATAGGTGTTACCTGGCTGTGTCAAGTTCCTGGATCAGTGACTGTAACGCTTTTATTATGTGCTCTTTTGTTTCCGGATTGGCGAGTGCCTGTTTCAGCAGTTTGTTTGTTTTTAACTGCTTGATAATTTTCTGGTATTGCAGCTGCTGCATATTCACATCTCCCAGGTACTCACTTTGTGCAATAATACCTTTGGCGCCAAAATCGGCCAGTCCTTTGAAATGAAGTGTTTCCCGGCGCATGCCGCCATCTTCCGTTTCAAAGGTCATATCAACTTTTGGTTTGAAGTGTTCAAACACATCGTCGATACTTGTTAAGCCTTCTGTGATTACAGGTTTAACAGGTGGGTCCTGTGTGAGTTTTTCGGCGAGTAACACCCGGTTTTGAGGAATGTCTGCAAAGGCTTCAAAGGCATCTTGTTTTACTTCCGTGCCGCCAATTCCGTAGGGCTCAATGCTCATGATAGATATTTTTGGTTTTCAGAATAAGACCTTCTTTCAGCAATGATTAATCGAATAAAGTACGAACAAAGTGGTTTGACGGATTGGATATCAGAAGAAAAAGTCCCGAGTGGTTTTTACAAAATTCGTTCCTATTTATTGGTGAATGAACACTGATTATTAAAAATCCCCAATAACCTTGTCGTAAAAATACTCGGTGAACTTGTTTTTAACCTGCCATTAATATTGGCTAATAAATTTACCTATTCCCGTTAGTCAATATGACAATTCATATAGAATTAATGTTGCACGTGACTAACTTTAATAGTAACATGCCCGTAATAGTTATAACACCGCTGACGTGTTATTCCATAAGAAATTTCCCTGTTCGTCTGCATCTAATATCAAAATAGTATTTTCTGCAGCTCCTGCTTCCCCGCTGATGATCTTACGGGATAAAGGACGGCGCAGATTATTTCTTATTACCCCTGCCAATGGCCGCGCCCCATATTGGGGAGCAAAACCTAATACTGCTAATTGTTTTTTAGCTGTATCGGTCAGTTGCAATGTGATCCCCTGTTTTTCCAGTGAACCGTATAACCCTTTCAGTTGAATGTTGAGAATGCGTTCAACCATTTCATTGGTCATAGGTGCAAACGGACAGATCTCTGTTAACCGTCCCAGGAACTCGGGCCGGAAATAATTGCTCATGATCTCCATTAACTGGTTGCTGGACGGAACCTGTTTATTATTAAACGAATCCACTACATACTGACTGCCGATATTAGAAGTAAAGATGATAAGTGCATTGGAGAAATCGCCCTCCTTCCCCAGTTTATCGTGCAGCTTGCCTTCATCCATGATCTGTAAAAAAATATCAAATACCGACTGATGCGCTTTTTCAATTTCATCGAACAACACTACTGAGTATGGTTGTTGACGAATTTTGTTAATAAGCAAGCCGCCTTCTTCGTACCCAACATAACCGGGAGGCGCTCCATATAACAAGGCGGCGCTGTGTTCTTCTTTAAACTCCGACATATCAAACCGGATCATCGAGTTTTCATCCTGGAACAAAAAATCGGCCAGCGCTTTTGCCAACTCTGTTTTACCTGTACCTGTTGGTCCCAGGAAAAAGAAAGAACCTATTGGCTGACCAGGCTTGCCTAACCCGGCCCTTGATTCCAGAATGGCTTCGCTGATAGAACGGATGGCATGGTCCTGCCCTACTACTCTTTGTTTAAGGATCTCATCCATTTTCAATAACCGCTCTTTTTCCTGCGCCTGCACTTTCCCAATAGGAATGCCAGTCTTATGTGCTACAATAGCGGCTACGTCTGACGGATTGAGTACCTGGCGGTCATCGGCTGCCCTCTCTGACAACGCTTCGTACGCGAGGTTTAAATAGTGAATAATTTCATTGGCATCCGTCATTTGCATGGGATCAGTCTCTGATTGAACCGCGACCCACAGAATCGGACTGATCTTATTGCGCAACTGGTTGTAATGCCATTTCCAGTCATCAACCAAAGTTGATTCCTTTTGCATGGCATCAAACACCGCTTTCATTTCATCCACTACCTGTTTACCGGTATCTCTTGCCAGGCGAAGCGCAGCCATGGAATGATCCGCCAGGTCAATAGCTGCATCGGGCAGGCGGCGGTCTTTTACGTAACGTTTCGCCAGCCTGATGGTATCCTGCAGGGTTTCATCTTCTATAGTTATTGCATGGTGTTTGCTGTAATGCGGCATAATAGTTTGCATCATGCGGAAGGTAGTGGCTGCATCCGGCTCTTCTACCTGTATCACATCAAAACGACGCGCAAAGGCTTCATCCTTTTCTATATGTTTCCGGTATTCTTCCAGCGTAGTAGCGCCTATAACGGTCAATTCGCCACGGGCCAGTTCAGGTTTTAATAAATTAGCTGCGCCGGCCATAGCGCCCTGTTTATCCATCAGCACGTGCATTTCGTCGATAAACAAAATGGCTTTGTCAAATTGTTTTACTTCCTGGATGATGTTCTTCAGGCGTTCTTCTACTTCTCCTTTATACGAAGCGCCGGCAGCCAGTGCGCCATTGTCCAGCTCAAATACCTGGGCATGTTCCAGAAAACGTGGTACTTTCTTTTCTTCGATGGCCAGGGTGAACCCATCCACCAGTGCCGATTTACCAACACCGGGTTCGCCAACGATCAGCACATTGGGTTTTGAGCGGCGGCCCAGGAT
The Niastella koreensis GR20-10 genome window above contains:
- a CDS encoding DUF6531 domain-containing protein produces the protein MYVANTHLKPVIGIDIHFVNTPIPFIPLPHPYIGLVIDPFDYLPFIGATVKVNHVPRGNTDTGGMIITFMHIPFGIGFSLMPIIGHDSQNFFGSKTVSVDGAPMSGAGYLLMTCNDIGIPLSFRPGKKFKPIPSLYLPTSFCIPLQWGKPVMVGGPLVPNFSLMALLKAFAFGSFLKIFGKLGGKLLKALNHKVLKKFPATKKLSNKFCKMGFEPVDLITGRVNYEYTDFELPGPLPLTWKRTWDSDSGIAGPLGHGVQLSYDRCVQIWPEEGGLSVTMADGRLAVFPLLYYGESFYHPQENVLLRRKQNGHFLLEVYNESLYYHFNYEQQLHTWKLSFIENYSGNRIQLHYTGGYISAITDSAGRQLLLTLDKQHRITEVVVKHRQLEQTLVSYVYNEDGDLVQIADALNQVVEVAYSNHLMVQKTDRNGQRFYWEYDSKKRCVHTWGDGGLLEGFIQYGKGCNTVTNSLGENTTYYFDENNLCVQETDHYGNHKYTEYTEDFELYREIDEAGNITGYSYDERNRVKEKTFPDGTTRQFLYNEYDQIVLFIQQDGSSQTFGYDELRRLQFINYPNGLTTTYEYNADGQLETIIETGNRKTALSYDEDDNLITVQLPDGGIARWKYDALGRCIQTTNPEGQMRFIEYDPLSRINSILLPDGNKVELSYDGYEEVTRAFDKHTQANFEYTPLGKLTKQTLQNATVSFLYDTEERLHTVVNEAGKHFHVDYNKRGEIISETGFDGTQKKFERDATGQVIRTRRPGDRFTKYEYDANGRITRIAYEDGSWEFYSYTRNGDMQEAVNEYSTVSFKRNKLGYIEEESQNGYTVQSKYDKCGSRTSIVSSLGADIQLNHNRFGLVHDIRARQEATTWQAQLKYDKNGRETERVLPGGITNEWKFDQAGRATEQKLSRNGIVQSWKKFTWDANDRLTDIFDAVSQSNTRFKHDALGNLVFAQYADNTILHRNADATGNIYETKEQSDRKYNTAGALLESKRYTFKYDEEGNLISKTEKSTGKKHGMIGTPMAC
- a CDS encoding type VI secretion system Vgr family protein, encoding MAQLISSNITIAGTPIKQITSFQLTQNIFDHHYFRLVCPAESLEGLEGGMLQSSRNLIGGVLQASFSTPATGSGLQFRGIVMQVEADRFSGHTGNIIISGTSPTIVLDNGPHCKSWEKKAIKNIAQDVLKHFPQDLLQPQVSPAYPETLAYTVQYKQTAWQFLNFLCSGYGEWLYYDGNQLQIGAPKASDATALTFGSNISRFSMALQVQPANSQMMAYDYLNHDVYTSTPQSIESKAGLNDLGRHVFQASNTVYATQPKVWNNQFVSNKKQLDDSINIRMAMQSSNTVRFSGSSAHPGVKIGGNISIQGQNLYNMAGESYGEYTVLSISHYFDEQGNYSNDFTAVPSTIKLPPVKAGAMPHSETQSAMVTDNHDPKGLGRVRVKFHWMNGAEKTPWIRVTSPHGGGGKGMFFIPEVGEEVIVGFEGDSPIKPYIIGTVYHGKASNAYSNAANDVKALQTRSGNKVIMNDKDGSVFVEDKDGNSMLIDGAGNITVKSNKTVLIDATNEITLKTKKITMLAEDEIVMQSKVLDAQFTETSTIYGKNENNVLAKTTVTIGSDNKVDIGGLEVSTYGKTKVALDSEGSVEANGKLMTTIVGGQVKLNC
- the tssD gene encoding type VI secretion system tube protein TssD, with translation MSFIAKLKLDGEELNILHCAYRFTQATDGTGKPTAIPQGGSVTLVVESNGETGLFDWMISPTQTKSGTITFYRRDNMSKLKSLQFTDAHCVDYYETYDHNGDSPMRIQLTLSAKEVKLNESKFRNNWPQ
- the tssD gene encoding type VI secretion system tube protein TssD, which codes for MSFKAKLKVAGKEVNVLACNYQLKQETDATGRPSSITRGGKIQLTIESTGDTTFLEWMTNNFERKDGSVVFIKRDDNATLKELKFGEAYLVEYRENFDGTDSSPLTESFTLSAKTIELGSGKHENEWV
- a CDS encoding DUF5458 family protein, with protein sequence MSSESIKPAQQTALKEEKSLALQPVEQLENSVQGLAKFGGFDLLESAIDAVQNINPERKARKKIFLEENSKKEERTALKKTLKLWLDVLQTSDDPAQMIQTCNDRSEVAGQVLKKNLKEAVKETGQLERSYRSVALFFKNTESLKVKNVSVINADPDQVRDLDNTRFIDAIHNELTDNYDRLDLRNNYSLLILPGYLGSNKVIEKWARIAYENKVMLVTDFENLDSPDDVMELFEAANLTGGDPYRSNVIMACNWLVGRGRFAEIGEEDDLMVPPSSALAGKIYNTLMSQVTAGKKFGGINEVDGVRFDLKKSEIASLEKLGLIPMVKEYGKVMAFSAKTLFNGDNLGLQTYSVVRVFDYVTKVMMDFLNRRAFENFNASTRKELNGQIVKFLDGITGPNKLIENFTIKRFEQDPVQKDRIYLDIHLKPYFPAKTFMIKLEGQKGDDSEVDWSSKYEQDK
- a CDS encoding ATP-dependent Clp protease ATP-binding subunit; this encodes MTDQLLGTTISDSFKKMNHIAQAIARENMHPHIAPPHLLKALLHKDAGLQSLLQQLDKDIYYMEEWAEVRMETLPKATRLDDTLTANEPVKAVMEEADTIRVMTGSDELENLHVLAALSTPGVGFSYEQLKTFPIQRQELLQQSIADNTLNKITGIGNTNSTQKSAIHQALLKYCTHKNVRAKAGKIDPITGRDKEIRAMAEILGRRSKPNVLIVGEPGVGKSALVDGFTLAIEEKKVPRFLEHAQVFELDNGALAAGASYKGEVEERLKNIIQEVKQFDKAILFIDEMHVLMDKQGAMAGAANLLKPELARGELTVIGATTLEEYRKHIEKDEAFARRFDVIQVEEPDAATTFRMMQTIMPHYSKHHAITIEDETLQDTIRLAKRYVKDRRLPDAAIDLADHSMAALRLARDTGKQVVDEMKAVFDAMQKESTLVDDWKWHYNQLRNKISPILWVAVQSETDPMQMTDANEIIHYLNLAYEALSERAADDRQVLNPSDVAAIVAHKTGIPIGKVQAQEKERLLKMDEILKQRVVGQDHAIRSISEAILESRAGLGKPGQPIGSFFFLGPTGTGKTELAKALADFLFQDENSMIRFDMSEFKEEHSAALLYGAPPGYVGYEEGGLLINKIRQQPYSVVLFDEIEKAHQSVFDIFLQIMDEGKLHDKLGKEGDFSNALIIFTSNIGSQYVVDSFNNKQVPSSNQLMEIMSNYFRPEFLGRLTEICPFAPMTNEMVERILNIQLKGLYGSLEKQGITLQLTDTAKKQLAVLGFAPQYGARPLAGVIRNNLRRPLSRKIISGEAGAAENTILILDADEQGNFLWNNTSAVL